The Prevotella sp. E9-3 genome has a window encoding:
- a CDS encoding aminopeptidase C, whose translation MKKILSLALLTIMALGAQAEEKKDSAACNKPVFTTIKENPITSVKDQNRSGTCWDYSTISYFEAEILKATGKTYDLCESFVANKTYLERAIQVVRFHGDCQFAQGGSAEDVLHTLKVHGIVPEGAMPFPGSLYGDSLNNFNEFFSLLEPYVAAISKSSASKISGQWKAGLQGILDAYLGKCPEEFEYEGKKYTPKSFCASLGLNLDDYVSITSYTHHPFYSSFAVEVQDNWRFPLSYNLPMDEMMQVIDNAVNNGYTIAWGGDVSEDGFTRNGLAYAVDEKATQSLRGSDMARWLKLAPSKKRDVIDSLGCNVPEIIPTQEMRQERFDNWQLTDDHGMLIYGIAKDQNGKEYYMVKNSWGESGEYKGIWYMTKNYIAANTMDFLVNKNAIPKNIRKKLGL comes from the coding sequence ATGAAGAAAATCTTATCACTCGCGCTTCTCACCATAATGGCCTTGGGCGCTCAGGCAGAAGAAAAGAAAGATTCTGCCGCATGCAACAAACCTGTTTTTACAACAATCAAGGAGAATCCCATCACCAGTGTGAAGGACCAGAATCGTTCAGGAACCTGTTGGGACTATTCCACCATTTCGTACTTTGAGGCTGAGATACTGAAAGCCACAGGCAAGACCTACGACCTCTGCGAGAGCTTCGTGGCAAACAAGACTTATCTCGAGCGTGCCATCCAGGTAGTACGTTTCCATGGTGATTGCCAATTTGCTCAAGGCGGTTCTGCCGAGGACGTGCTCCACACATTGAAGGTGCACGGTATCGTTCCCGAAGGTGCAATGCCTTTCCCCGGCTCACTTTATGGCGATTCGCTGAACAACTTCAATGAGTTCTTCTCACTGCTCGAGCCCTATGTGGCAGCCATTTCTAAGAGCTCGGCTAGCAAGATTTCAGGTCAGTGGAAGGCTGGTCTTCAGGGCATTCTTGATGCTTACCTGGGCAAGTGCCCTGAGGAATTCGAGTACGAAGGAAAGAAATACACTCCAAAGTCATTCTGCGCAAGCCTTGGCCTGAATCTAGATGACTATGTGAGCATCACTTCTTATACCCATCATCCTTTCTACTCATCCTTTGCTGTTGAGGTGCAGGACAACTGGCGTTTCCCCCTGTCATACAATCTGCCTATGGACGAGATGATGCAGGTAATTGACAATGCCGTCAACAACGGTTATACCATTGCATGGGGTGGCGACGTTAGTGAAGATGGTTTCACACGTAATGGACTAGCCTATGCTGTCGATGAAAAGGCTACTCAGAGCCTGCGTGGCAGCGACATGGCTCGTTGGCTGAAACTTGCTCCTAGCAAGAAGCGTGATGTAATTGACTCACTGGGTTGTAATGTTCCTGAAATCATTCCTACTCAGGAAATGCGTCAGGAGCGTTTCGACAACTGGCAACTCACCGACGACCACGGCATGCTCATCTACGGTATTGCTAAGGATCAGAACGGAAAAGAGTACTATATGGTAAAGAACTCATGGGGTGAAAGCGGCGAATACAAAGGAATCTGGTACATGACCAAAAACTACATTGCTGCCAACACCATGGACTTTCTTGTCAACAAAAACGCTATTCCCAAGAATATCCGTAAGAAACTAGGTCTTTAA
- a CDS encoding DUF1846 domain-containing protein, with product MKIGFDNEKYLKIQSEHIKERIAQFDGKLYLELGGKLFDDHHASRVLPGFKPDSKLRMLAQLRDQLEIVIVVSAEDIEKNKVRADLGITYDEDVLRLRDEFMSRDFMVGSVVITHYTGQHTADQFRHRLERLGIRSYVHYLIDGYPHKVQLIASDEGFGKNDYVETSRELVVITAPGPGSGKMAVCLSQLYNENKRGIRAGYAKFETFPVWNLPLKHPVNIAYEAATADLNDVNMIDPFHLEAYGKTAINYNRDIEIFPVLNALFEGIYGENPYKSPTDMGVNMVGFCISDDEVCCQASRDEIIRRYYDATNKLAMGIDSEREVNKILMLFNQAKITTAYRRVTVAAAAKQELTEHTSAAIELSDGTIITSKSSPLLGCSAALLLNAMKHLANISHDEKLIPQSMIEPIQKTKIEYLGAKNPRLHTDEVLVALSVLSQHDERSGQWDTALAEKCRKALEQLPQLRGCQVHSTVMLSEVDRKIFKKLGCGLTCDPIKKK from the coding sequence ATGAAAATTGGATTTGACAACGAGAAATATCTCAAGATTCAGTCAGAGCATATTAAAGAACGTATTGCTCAGTTCGATGGAAAACTATACCTTGAACTTGGCGGAAAACTTTTCGACGACCACCATGCCTCACGCGTACTCCCTGGTTTCAAGCCCGACTCTAAGCTTCGTATGCTAGCACAGTTGCGCGATCAATTGGAAATTGTCATCGTCGTTAGTGCTGAAGATATAGAGAAGAATAAAGTACGAGCCGATCTTGGTATCACATACGATGAGGATGTGTTACGCCTTCGCGATGAATTCATGAGCCGCGACTTTATGGTGGGATCTGTAGTTATTACCCATTATACCGGTCAGCACACTGCCGATCAGTTCCGTCATCGTCTTGAGCGTCTTGGTATACGTTCTTACGTACACTATTTAATTGATGGTTATCCACACAAGGTTCAGCTTATTGCTAGTGATGAAGGATTTGGCAAGAACGATTATGTGGAAACTAGTCGTGAGCTAGTAGTCATCACAGCACCAGGCCCCGGTTCTGGAAAAATGGCTGTATGTCTCAGTCAACTTTACAACGAGAACAAACGTGGTATTCGTGCCGGATATGCTAAGTTTGAAACATTTCCTGTATGGAATCTACCTTTAAAGCATCCTGTAAATATAGCATATGAAGCTGCTACTGCCGATCTAAATGATGTGAACATGATAGATCCCTTCCATCTTGAGGCATATGGTAAAACAGCCATTAACTACAATCGCGATATCGAGATTTTTCCCGTATTAAACGCACTTTTTGAAGGCATATATGGTGAAAATCCTTATAAGTCGCCTACAGACATGGGAGTTAACATGGTAGGATTCTGTATCTCAGACGATGAGGTCTGCTGTCAGGCATCACGCGATGAGATTATCCGTCGTTACTACGATGCTACCAACAAACTGGCCATGGGAATCGACAGTGAGCGCGAGGTCAATAAAATTCTCATGCTCTTCAATCAGGCAAAAATTACTACAGCCTATCGTCGTGTCACTGTAGCTGCAGCTGCAAAACAGGAACTCACCGAACACACATCGGCTGCAATTGAACTTAGCGATGGCACTATTATCACATCTAAGTCATCTCCCCTTTTGGGTTGTTCGGCAGCACTCCTACTTAATGCAATGAAACATCTGGCCAACATCAGTCACGACGAGAAACTGATTCCTCAAAGTATGATTGAGCCTATCCAAAAAACAAAGATTGAATACCTTGGAGCCAAGAATCCAAGACTTCATACAGATGAGGTACTTGTAGCCCTTAGTGTACTATCTCAGCACGATGAACGTTCCGGCCAGTGGGATACAGCCTTAGCTGAGAAATGCCGTAAAGCTCTTGAGCAGTTACCCCAATTGCGTGGTTGTCAGGTACACTCAACAGTAATGCTTTCTGAAGTTGACCGAAAGATATTCAAGAAACTTGGTTGCGGTTTGACTTGTGACCCTATCAAAAAAAAATAA
- a CDS encoding alpha/beta fold hydrolase gives MNKLFLIGATAMLLSACGSQQNNETVNISKQNIQLENDQMSPEALWAMSRIGGYQASPDGQHIVFQMGYYSVEENKSHQVLWMMNYDGTDQKQLTEDADNETDAQWLDNETIAFLKGGEVWKMNLNGSARKQLSDTEGKIEGFQFSPDRKKIILLQSIDFNEIIKKNPEDLPKATGRLVTDLMYRHWDHYVESIQHPFLAEVNANGISDAIDILEGEPYECPMEPFGGIEQLTWSPDSKFIAFTCRCLTGISYSISTDSDIFLYDVDSKDINKTKNLCKNSCEFAVVPDGGYVDSPDNTCNPTKSLKNQFINTNLKDNNVGYDINPKFSPDGRYVAWLSMERDGYESDRNRLCVYDLSRMSEEPCNDIKTYVTESFDSSVDDFCWAPDSHTIYFIGVWHATENLYRTNLQGEVTQLSNDWADFGSLQMLNDKQILAERHSYVAPADLYTVTPGDSISDTKIAQITEVNKEILDQLGKPSVEQYWVKTTDGKEMLTWVILPPHFDKNKKYPTLLFCEGGPQSPVSQFWSYRWNFFIMASQGYVVVAPNRRGLPGFGQEWLEEISGDWTGQCMNDYLSAIDFATENLPYVDKDRLGAVGASFGGFSVYYLAGHHNKRFKCFIAHDGAFNLEAMYTETEENWFSNWEYDDAYWNKDQTARARKTYENSPHRFVDKWDTPILVIHGEKDYRINATQGMSAFNAARMRGIEAELLIFPDENHWVLKPQNGILWQRTYFDWLNRWLKN, from the coding sequence ATGAACAAGTTATTTTTGATCGGTGCTACTGCAATGCTTTTATCAGCTTGCGGCTCACAACAAAACAATGAGACAGTGAATATAAGTAAACAAAACATCCAGTTGGAAAACGACCAGATGTCGCCCGAAGCACTTTGGGCTATGAGTCGTATTGGTGGCTATCAGGCTTCTCCCGATGGCCAGCATATTGTTTTCCAGATGGGATATTACAGTGTTGAGGAAAATAAAAGTCACCAGGTGCTCTGGATGATGAACTACGATGGTACGGATCAGAAACAACTGACCGAAGATGCAGACAACGAAACTGATGCCCAGTGGTTAGACAACGAAACGATTGCTTTCCTCAAGGGAGGTGAAGTGTGGAAGATGAACCTTAATGGTTCTGCACGCAAGCAGTTGTCAGATACTGAAGGAAAAATTGAGGGATTCCAGTTCTCACCTGACCGTAAGAAGATAATCCTGCTGCAGAGCATAGACTTCAACGAAATCATCAAGAAGAACCCCGAAGATCTACCCAAAGCAACAGGCCGTCTGGTCACCGATCTGATGTACCGTCATTGGGACCACTATGTAGAAAGCATCCAGCATCCCTTTTTGGCAGAAGTCAATGCAAACGGCATTTCTGATGCTATTGACATTCTGGAGGGTGAGCCTTATGAATGCCCGATGGAACCTTTTGGCGGCATCGAACAGCTGACATGGAGTCCCGATTCCAAATTTATAGCATTTACTTGTCGCTGCCTGACAGGTATAAGTTATAGTATAAGCACCGATTCGGATATTTTCCTCTATGATGTAGATAGCAAGGACATAAACAAGACCAAAAACCTCTGCAAGAACAGCTGTGAGTTTGCTGTAGTGCCCGATGGAGGTTATGTAGATAGTCCCGATAACACTTGCAATCCAACAAAGTCACTTAAGAATCAGTTCATCAACACGAACCTAAAGGACAACAATGTTGGCTACGACATAAATCCAAAGTTCTCGCCCGATGGTCGTTACGTAGCATGGCTCTCAATGGAACGCGACGGCTACGAAAGTGACCGCAACCGTCTGTGCGTCTACGACCTCAGCAGAATGTCAGAGGAACCTTGCAATGACATCAAGACCTACGTTACAGAGAGTTTTGATTCCAGCGTTGACGATTTCTGTTGGGCTCCAGATTCGCACACAATATATTTTATAGGAGTATGGCACGCCACTGAAAATCTCTATCGCACCAACTTGCAAGGCGAGGTTACTCAGTTGAGTAATGATTGGGCCGACTTTGGTTCACTGCAAATGCTGAATGACAAGCAGATTCTGGCTGAGCGTCACTCTTACGTGGCTCCAGCCGACCTATATACAGTTACACCAGGCGATAGTATCAGCGACACAAAGATTGCTCAGATTACCGAGGTCAACAAGGAGATTCTTGACCAATTAGGCAAACCCTCTGTAGAACAATATTGGGTAAAAACTACTGATGGTAAAGAGATGCTCACTTGGGTTATCCTGCCTCCTCATTTCGACAAGAACAAGAAGTACCCCACCCTGCTTTTCTGTGAAGGTGGTCCACAGAGTCCTGTTTCTCAGTTCTGGAGCTATCGCTGGAACTTCTTCATCATGGCCTCTCAGGGATATGTGGTTGTTGCTCCTAACCGTCGTGGTCTGCCAGGTTTCGGACAGGAATGGCTCGAAGAAATCTCTGGCGATTGGACAGGTCAATGCATGAACGACTATCTCTCAGCTATAGATTTTGCAACCGAGAATCTTCCTTATGTAGATAAGGATCGCCTGGGCGCAGTAGGTGCATCGTTTGGCGGTTTCTCTGTCTATTACCTGGCTGGTCATCATAACAAGCGTTTCAAGTGTTTCATTGCCCATGATGGCGCTTTCAACCTTGAGGCTATGTACACAGAGACAGAAGAGAACTGGTTCTCTAACTGGGAGTATGATGATGCCTACTGGAACAAAGACCAAACGGCTAGGGCCCGCAAGACATACGAGAACTCTCCTCATCGTTTTGTTGACAAGTGGGACACACCCATCCTCGTTATCCATGGCGAGAAAGACTATCGCATCAACGCCACACAAGGTATGAGTGCTTTCAATGCAGCCCGCATGCGAGGTATCGAGGCCGAGTTGCTCATCTTCCCCGATGAGAACCACTGGGTGTTGAAACCCCAAAACGGCATTCTCTGGCAGCGAACCTATTTTGATTGGCTCAATCGTTGGTTGAAGAATTAA
- a CDS encoding DUF3078 domain-containing protein: MRKVVLFIAAVMTIGVATAQDRTNQYGQYYPLFGPLTFYHSVAQNRLSLTRAESEEELRDEISASMLRIYLNRPDLVQNAESDMKESGQLRNDLESPIQQQVSIVEEMEPMPEMLPEADPVEVAVEKPVFWKFRGDGNVQLMQNYVSDNWYKGGESNHAAVGSLTLEANYDNKSKWKWENKLEMKLGFQTSPSDTVNKFKTNEDLLRYTGKIGLQAFKRWYYTLQVLSYTQFTRGLKANDERTYSDFMSPFNLNVGIGMDYKVDFFKGKMSGTVNMSPLAVNYRYVDRADLARSFGVKVDEGHTHSLTDFGSQLTASIEWKMNDVVTWKTRLYYFSSFHRAEMEWENTFTLRVSKYITANVFLFPRFDDSNQQDEKLGFWQFKEYSSLGFSYNF; this comes from the coding sequence ATGAGAAAAGTTGTTTTATTTATAGCCGCTGTTATGACCATTGGTGTGGCAACGGCACAGGATCGTACAAATCAGTATGGTCAGTACTACCCATTGTTCGGTCCGCTTACTTTTTATCATTCAGTAGCTCAAAACCGTTTGAGTTTGACTCGCGCAGAGAGCGAAGAGGAACTTAGAGACGAAATATCAGCCTCTATGTTGCGTATATATCTTAATCGTCCTGATTTGGTACAGAATGCTGAGAGTGACATGAAAGAGTCAGGGCAGTTGCGGAATGACCTTGAGTCTCCTATTCAGCAGCAAGTGAGTATTGTTGAAGAGATGGAGCCAATGCCAGAGATGTTGCCTGAGGCAGATCCTGTTGAGGTGGCTGTTGAAAAACCTGTTTTTTGGAAATTTCGTGGCGATGGAAATGTTCAGCTGATGCAGAACTATGTTAGTGATAACTGGTATAAAGGCGGTGAGAGTAATCATGCGGCTGTTGGTTCTTTGACCCTTGAAGCCAATTACGATAACAAGTCTAAATGGAAGTGGGAGAATAAGTTGGAGATGAAACTCGGCTTTCAGACATCTCCTTCTGATACAGTGAACAAGTTTAAGACAAATGAAGACCTTTTACGTTATACTGGAAAAATTGGTCTTCAGGCTTTCAAGCGTTGGTACTATACCCTTCAAGTGCTTTCTTATACTCAGTTTACGAGAGGTTTGAAAGCTAATGATGAGCGAACTTACTCAGACTTTATGTCACCGTTCAACTTGAATGTAGGTATAGGTATGGACTATAAGGTGGATTTCTTCAAAGGGAAAATGTCCGGTACTGTCAATATGTCTCCCTTAGCGGTAAACTATCGTTATGTGGATCGTGCTGATTTGGCTCGTAGTTTTGGTGTGAAGGTAGATGAGGGACATACACACTCGTTGACTGATTTCGGTTCGCAGCTTACCGCTTCTATTGAATGGAAAATGAATGATGTGGTAACCTGGAAAACGCGATTATACTATTTTAGTTCGTTCCATCGTGCTGAAATGGAATGGGAGAATACTTTTACACTGCGAGTGTCGAAATATATTACGGCCAATGTATTTCTCTTCCCACGTTTCGACGATTCCAATCAGCAAGACGAAAAGTTGGGGTTCTGGCAGTTTAAGGAATATTCTTCTTTGGGATTCTCTTATAATTTCTGA
- the yidC gene encoding membrane protein insertase YidC — MDKNTLTGMVLMAAVFIGYIWWSQPTQEEIDAYHKQQDSIAAVQRDAQVKAEMAEQERKDAAEASILADSTALFYQALSGESNNITLKNDKLELTFSTKGGTLTKAVILGFEDKDSANDVTLFTAEDQQMNFMLAGKNENIITKDLYFTPTNITDRSVTMTAPAQNGGSISFNYELGDDYMLHFSFTTEGLAGLFAPNYGQVDVEWISRARQQEKGFMFENRYATLTYKKKDGSTDYLSETSEDSETIEEPLDWVAFKNQFFSAVLISKDDFASNATLHSTPQEKGSGYLKNYEAKLCTTFDPKGVHASEFEMYIGPNDFRLIKDVEEQSRFNKDLDLEQLVYLGWPLFRIINRWFTIYVFDWLTSFGFNMGIVLILITLLLKAITFPMVKKSYMSSAKMRVLKPKLDEATKQYDKPEDQMQKQQAMMQLYAQYGVSPLSGCLPMLIQMPIWIAMFNFVPNAIQLRRESFLWIDDLSTYDPIIEWSFNIWGIGDHLSLTCILFCVANILYSYMTMRQQRDQMVGQQAEQMKMMQWMMYLMPLMFFFMFNDYSAGLNFYYFVSLFFSAAIMWTLRKTTDDAKLLAILEAKYKENKNNPKKMSGLAARLEAMQKQAEELQRQRQNGYKK; from the coding sequence ATGGACAAGAACACTTTAACAGGAATGGTTTTGATGGCTGCTGTATTCATTGGCTACATTTGGTGGTCACAGCCCACACAAGAAGAAATCGATGCCTACCACAAACAGCAGGACAGTATTGCTGCAGTTCAGCGTGATGCACAGGTAAAAGCTGAAATGGCTGAACAAGAACGCAAAGATGCTGCCGAAGCCTCAATCTTAGCCGACTCTACTGCGCTTTTCTATCAAGCACTAAGTGGTGAATCAAATAATATCACACTGAAAAACGATAAGTTGGAGTTAACCTTTTCTACTAAAGGTGGCACACTGACAAAAGCTGTCATTCTTGGATTTGAAGACAAAGATTCAGCTAATGATGTCACGCTCTTCACTGCCGAAGACCAACAGATGAACTTCATGCTTGCTGGCAAGAACGAAAACATCATTACAAAAGACCTTTATTTCACTCCAACCAATATTACTGATCGTTCCGTTACCATGACAGCTCCTGCTCAAAATGGTGGTAGCATCAGTTTCAATTATGAATTGGGCGATGACTATATGCTGCATTTCTCTTTCACTACAGAAGGACTTGCCGGACTATTTGCTCCCAACTATGGTCAAGTTGACGTGGAATGGATTTCGCGTGCCCGTCAACAAGAAAAAGGCTTCATGTTTGAAAATCGATATGCTACCCTCACTTACAAGAAAAAAGATGGTAGTACCGACTATCTCAGCGAAACGTCAGAGGATAGTGAAACGATTGAAGAGCCCCTTGATTGGGTTGCTTTCAAAAATCAGTTTTTCTCGGCTGTACTGATATCTAAAGACGACTTTGCTTCCAATGCCACGCTCCATAGCACACCTCAAGAGAAAGGTTCTGGCTATTTAAAGAACTATGAAGCCAAACTTTGCACTACATTCGACCCCAAGGGTGTCCATGCATCAGAGTTTGAAATGTATATCGGTCCTAATGATTTCCGCTTGATTAAAGACGTTGAAGAACAAAGCCGTTTCAACAAAGACCTCGATCTAGAACAGTTGGTATATCTGGGATGGCCACTATTCCGCATTATCAACCGATGGTTCACTATTTATGTATTCGACTGGCTCACCTCATTTGGTTTCAATATGGGAATTGTACTCATCCTTATCACTCTGCTACTGAAAGCCATTACATTCCCCATGGTGAAGAAGAGCTATATGTCTAGTGCTAAGATGCGCGTATTGAAGCCAAAACTCGATGAAGCTACAAAGCAGTATGATAAACCCGAAGATCAAATGCAGAAGCAGCAAGCTATGATGCAACTATATGCCCAGTATGGTGTATCTCCTCTTTCAGGATGTTTACCAATGCTGATTCAGATGCCTATTTGGATTGCCATGTTCAACTTTGTTCCTAACGCTATCCAACTTCGCCGTGAATCATTCCTTTGGATTGACGATCTTTCGACCTATGATCCCATCATTGAATGGAGTTTCAACATTTGGGGTATTGGTGATCACCTTTCATTGACCTGTATTCTTTTCTGCGTTGCAAATATTCTATACAGCTACATGACCATGCGCCAACAGCGCGATCAAATGGTGGGTCAGCAGGCTGAACAGATGAAGATGATGCAGTGGATGATGTACCTCATGCCACTTATGTTCTTCTTCATGTTCAACGACTATTCTGCTGGTCTAAACTTCTATTATTTTGTTTCTTTGTTCTTCTCAGCTGCCATCATGTGGACACTTCGCAAAACCACTGATGATGCTAAACTTTTAGCTATTCTTGAAGCTAAATACAAAGAGAACAAAAACAATCCCAAGAAAATGAGTGGACTGGCAGCACGTCTTGAAGCTATGCAGAAACAGGCTGAAGAACTACAGCGTCAACGCCAAAACGGATATAAGAAATAA
- a CDS encoding aminopeptidase P family protein, translating to MFNKETFIRRRQQLRHLVGNGLVILFGNNESPANYPANSYSPMRQDSSFLYYFGQHRDGLVGIIDIDADKDMLIGDDIDVEDIVWMGFTPSVADLAAEVGVSTTAPMKELKSICNEALRQKRIIHFLPPYRFDTKIQIMDLLGIHPNQQKEAASLSLIKAVVKMRATKEQQEIEAIDRACNVGYAMHTTAQLLIKPGVTERMVAGQVDGIARSLAQGVSFATIFSQHGEIMHGNPSDNLLETGRLALCDAGCELDDYCSDNTRTMPVNGTFTQRQLDIYSIVEECHDHVLNIAKPGVKYADVHFDVCRLMTNRLKELGLMKGDTEEAVRAGAHAMFFPHGLGHMMGMDVHDMEGLGQIYVGFDEETRPNLEQFGTNCLRMGRRLEEGVVVTDEPGIYFIPALIDEWKASGHCKDFLNFDKIETYKDFGGIRIEDDLLITANGCRFMGDKRIPYHPQELEAFMASNTETK from the coding sequence ATGTTCAACAAAGAAACTTTCATTAGAAGACGTCAACAGCTGCGCCATCTGGTGGGCAATGGTCTCGTCATTCTTTTCGGCAATAACGAGAGCCCGGCAAATTATCCTGCCAACAGCTACTCGCCCATGCGTCAGGATTCATCTTTCCTGTACTATTTCGGTCAGCACCGTGACGGTCTGGTTGGAATTATAGATATCGATGCTGATAAGGATATGCTGATTGGTGACGATATTGATGTAGAGGATATCGTATGGATGGGCTTCACGCCCTCTGTGGCCGACTTGGCTGCTGAGGTAGGTGTCAGCACTACTGCTCCGATGAAGGAGTTGAAAAGCATCTGCAACGAAGCTCTTCGTCAAAAGCGTATAATTCATTTTCTGCCTCCCTATCGTTTCGATACAAAGATTCAGATAATGGATCTCCTCGGCATTCATCCTAACCAACAAAAAGAGGCCGCCTCACTGTCACTGATAAAGGCTGTGGTAAAGATGCGTGCCACAAAAGAGCAACAGGAAATCGAAGCAATCGATCGTGCTTGCAACGTTGGTTATGCCATGCACACAACTGCTCAACTTCTTATCAAGCCAGGCGTTACCGAACGTATGGTAGCCGGACAGGTGGATGGTATTGCACGTAGTTTGGCCCAAGGGGTCAGCTTTGCCACCATTTTCTCACAACACGGCGAGATAATGCATGGAAATCCCAGTGACAATCTGCTGGAGACTGGACGACTGGCCTTATGCGATGCAGGATGTGAACTGGACGATTACTGCTCTGACAACACCCGAACGATGCCTGTCAACGGCACATTCACGCAACGTCAGCTCGATATCTACAGTATCGTTGAGGAATGTCACGACCATGTACTCAACATTGCCAAGCCTGGTGTAAAATATGCCGATGTACATTTCGATGTATGTCGTCTGATGACTAACCGTCTAAAAGAGCTCGGACTGATGAAAGGCGATACGGAAGAGGCTGTTCGCGCAGGTGCACATGCCATGTTCTTCCCCCATGGACTGGGCCACATGATGGGTATGGACGTTCACGATATGGAAGGTCTTGGACAGATTTATGTAGGCTTTGACGAAGAGACCCGCCCAAACCTGGAACAGTTCGGAACCAACTGTCTGCGTATGGGACGCCGATTGGAGGAAGGCGTCGTAGTTACTGACGAGCCTGGCATCTATTTCATCCCTGCCCTCATTGACGAATGGAAAGCTTCAGGCCATTGCAAGGACTTCCTGAACTTTGACAAGATTGAGACCTATAAGGATTTTGGCGGCATACGTATCGAAGACGATTTGCTCATCACAGCAAACGGATGTCGTTTCATGGGCGACAAGCGTATTCCCTACCATCCACAGGAATTGGAGGCATTCATGGCCAGCAATACGGAAACAAAATAA